The following proteins are encoded in a genomic region of Candidatus Marinarcus aquaticus:
- a CDS encoding MerR family transcriptional regulator translates to MALLDNEKCVLPLSSIAELLSAKVRTLKMYEEKGLLPNKEQSVKKLYSISDVKVIAFVHYLASIKKINANGIKYILEMIENNMDEKNRNEFLDIVEGKLENISGQDVQDLESF, encoded by the coding sequence TTGGCACTATTGGACAACGAGAAATGCGTATTACCATTAAGCAGTATTGCTGAGTTACTCAGCGCAAAAGTTCGTACACTCAAAATGTATGAAGAGAAAGGTTTGCTTCCTAACAAAGAGCAAAGCGTAAAAAAACTCTACTCAATCAGTGATGTTAAAGTGATTGCTTTTGTGCACTATTTAGCAAGCATAAAAAAAATCAATGCCAATGGGATAAAGTATATTTTAGAGATGATTGAAAACAACATGGATGAAAAAAATAGAAATGAATTTTTGGATATTGTTGAAGGAAAACTTGAAAATATCTCTGGACAAGATGTGCAAGATTTAGAGTCTTTTTAG
- the ectA gene encoding diaminobutyrate acetyltransferase, with protein MGSDLFLRKPRKEDAKSIFTLVKNSKVLDVNSEYLYLLQCTHFKESCCVATVNDEVVGFISGYVLPEDPQTLFIWQVVVDEKMRGQNVANKILKAILSFDNMKGINYIHTTVSPSNKPSQRVFEKLAESFNTTFKNSTMFAKEDFIHGHEDEVLYEIGPLQ; from the coding sequence ATGGGATCCGATCTGTTTTTACGAAAACCAAGAAAGGAAGACGCCAAAAGTATTTTTACTCTTGTAAAAAACAGTAAAGTATTGGATGTAAACTCTGAATATCTTTACTTACTTCAATGTACACACTTCAAAGAGAGTTGTTGTGTGGCAACTGTCAATGATGAGGTTGTAGGATTTATCTCTGGATATGTCTTGCCTGAAGACCCTCAAACACTCTTTATCTGGCAAGTCGTTGTTGATGAAAAGATGAGAGGCCAAAATGTTGCTAATAAAATCTTAAAAGCCATTTTAAGTTTTGACAACATGAAAGGGATTAATTATATACATACAACCGTCTCTCCTAGTAATAAACCCTCTCAAAGAGTATTTGAAAAACTTGCAGAGAGTTTTAACACGACGTTCAAGAACAGCACCATGTTTGCTAAAGAGGATTTTATCCACGGACATGAAGATGAAGTGCTGTATGAAATTGGACCACTACAATAA
- the ectB gene encoding diaminobutyrate--2-oxoglutarate transaminase, with the protein MRIFESLESEVRGYIRSFPTIFTKAKGAILTDEQGVEYIDFFAGAGTLNYGHNNEHISKALIEYLQNDGVVHGLDMATTAKKEFLQTFENHILKPRNLEYKIQFTGPTGTNAVETALKLARLVKGRSNVVSFTNGYHGLSQGSLAVTGNNEYRDESYISRTNATFMPFDGYFGDFNTLEYFRKFLEDKSSGVDIPAAVIVETIQGEGGINVASAKWLQELESLCREFDILLIIDDIQVGNGRSGEFFSFEFAGINPDMVTLSKSIGGGLPMALLLFKPHLDQWKPGEHTGTFRGNNLAFVASKVSLEHYWENDNISKAVKYKEKVLKEGLEKIAAKYKEDYDIEVRGRGLAYGFEIKNDKSMASDLSSLAFEEQLIVETCGSESHVVKFLPPLLIEEDLLIEGIKRFETAVDKLVKDRKENLTGEF; encoded by the coding sequence ATGAGAATATTTGAAAGTTTAGAATCTGAAGTAAGAGGATATATTAGAAGTTTTCCAACCATCTTTACTAAAGCAAAAGGGGCAATTTTAACCGATGAACAAGGGGTTGAATACATTGACTTTTTTGCAGGTGCAGGAACACTGAATTATGGACACAACAATGAACACATCAGTAAAGCATTGATTGAGTACTTACAAAACGATGGTGTTGTGCACGGCCTTGACATGGCAACAACAGCGAAAAAAGAGTTTTTACAAACATTTGAGAACCATATTTTAAAGCCAAGAAACTTGGAGTATAAAATTCAATTCACAGGACCAACTGGTACCAATGCGGTTGAAACTGCACTGAAACTCGCACGACTTGTAAAAGGAAGAAGTAACGTGGTTTCTTTTACCAATGGGTATCATGGTCTTTCACAAGGTTCATTGGCTGTAACAGGAAATAATGAGTATCGAGATGAGAGTTATATCAGTAGAACAAACGCTACATTTATGCCATTTGATGGATATTTTGGAGACTTTAATACATTAGAGTATTTCAGAAAGTTTTTAGAAGACAAAAGCAGTGGGGTCGATATACCTGCAGCCGTTATTGTGGAAACCATTCAAGGGGAAGGTGGTATCAATGTTGCTTCAGCTAAATGGCTGCAAGAGTTAGAGTCACTGTGTCGAGAGTTTGATATTTTGTTGATTATTGATGATATTCAAGTGGGTAATGGACGAAGTGGAGAGTTCTTCTCTTTTGAGTTTGCAGGCATCAATCCAGATATGGTAACGCTTTCTAAATCTATTGGAGGTGGACTTCCAATGGCGCTGTTACTCTTTAAACCACATTTAGACCAATGGAAACCAGGTGAACACACCGGAACATTCAGAGGAAACAACTTAGCGTTTGTGGCTTCAAAAGTATCTTTAGAACACTATTGGGAAAATGACAACATATCTAAAGCGGTAAAATATAAAGAGAAAGTCTTAAAAGAGGGCTTAGAGAAGATTGCAGCGAAGTATAAAGAGGATTATGACATTGAGGTACGTGGTCGAGGATTGGCGTATGGGTTTGAAATTAAAAATGACAAATCAATGGCATCGGATCTCTCTTCATTGGCTTTTGAAGAGCAACTTATTGTTGAGACATGCGGAAGCGAAAGTCATGTTGTGAAGTTCTTACCACCATTATTGATTGAAGAGGATTTATTGATTGAGGGTATTAAACGGTTTGAAACTGCCGTTGATAAACTGGTCAAAGACAGAAAAGAGAATTTAACAGGAGAATTTTAA
- a CDS encoding ectoine synthase: MIVTDINKDIIGTDREVHAEGGQWTSRRMLLKSDGMGFAFNETIIKAGTKTHIHYQNHLEAVYCVAGNGKIEDLKTGITHDIYDGVMYALNNHDEHYLYGGTEDMRLICVFNPPLTGREHHDENGVYPLIED, from the coding sequence ATGATTGTAACAGATATTAACAAAGATATTATAGGAACTGACAGAGAAGTTCATGCAGAAGGTGGACAGTGGACAAGCCGAAGAATGCTTTTAAAGTCAGATGGCATGGGATTTGCTTTTAATGAAACCATCATTAAAGCAGGTACAAAAACGCATATTCATTACCAAAATCATTTAGAAGCAGTCTATTGTGTGGCAGGGAATGGGAAGATTGAAGATTTAAAGACAGGTATCACACACGACATCTATGATGGCGTCATGTATGCACTGAATAATCATGATGAACACTATTTATATGGAGGAACAGAGGACATGAGACTTATTTGTGTCTTTAACCCACCATTAACAGGTAGAGAACATCACGATGAAAATGGAGTTTACCCTCTTATTGAGGACTAA
- a CDS encoding winged helix-turn-helix domain-containing protein, with product MRLLSWGINESLINDLEEKDLYICDVAEDESDALYHAEVRYYNAILIRTESLIVCKRFLKTINAKTCAFIVLTKNQDKAFELELLKEGAISVIHEPVSNELVFAKLQSVHRENFVQRFNFKDYFIIDKEKKQVVDLYDNKINIKGKSFEILSYLLKNRHLPVISKDEIIGVLWDEPEMVSNNIVEVNINLIRNEIRKNFDLDLVSTIRNRGYKIINHSNK from the coding sequence ATGAGACTATTATCGTGGGGAATCAATGAATCATTGATCAATGATTTAGAAGAGAAAGATTTGTATATTTGTGATGTGGCAGAAGATGAATCCGATGCCCTTTATCATGCTGAAGTACGATACTATAATGCCATTTTAATCCGTACAGAGAGCTTGATAGTGTGTAAACGGTTTTTAAAAACCATTAACGCAAAAACCTGCGCCTTTATTGTTCTTACAAAAAATCAAGATAAAGCATTTGAACTGGAGTTACTCAAAGAGGGTGCCATCAGTGTCATACATGAACCTGTGTCAAATGAACTGGTCTTTGCCAAGTTACAATCTGTGCATCGAGAAAACTTTGTGCAACGCTTTAACTTTAAAGACTATTTTATCATTGATAAAGAGAAAAAACAGGTTGTAGACTTGTATGATAATAAAATCAATATCAAAGGAAAATCCTTTGAGATACTCTCTTACTTACTCAAAAACAGACATCTTCCAGTGATTTCTAAAGATGAGATTATCGGTGTATTATGGGATGAACCAGAGATGGTTTCGAATAACATCGTTGAAGTGAATATCAATCTTATACGAAATGAAATACGAAAAAACTTTGATTTAGATTTGGTCTCAACCATACGAAACAGAGGCTACAAAATCATAAATCATTCCAATAAATAA
- a CDS encoding aspartate kinase → MIVCKFGGSSVQNPSQIKKVCNIVKSDSERKVVVVSAPGRDEKHHQKITDHLLNLATKGYHFEEHKIDVSQKQSYNAIIKKYEDLCKDLGVEEEIILYSLKQDLEKCPLTGDKKVAYFVSRGEHYNAKIICEYMKKEGLNIELCLPEEVGFILSDTYLNGKVLPQTYENIKNHFTFEDEKLYIVPGFYGITASGDIAVMSRGGSDLTGGELAYALDADRYENWTDTNGVYEVDPRVIPSANVIPRLTFKELRLLSSKGFNVFHFNAMLNCKKSKIPINIKNTNNPEHDGTLILSERVPMEDLVGIAKLENMASIHIQKDMLGEEIGFSAELLKIFGEFGINTYHYPTDKDDIAILVEQEDLKGKINNLRRQIEKRLKTDNLFVTYNLSIITLVGIGLKENSFAIVDAITALKEKNISFEMFDMSPSKISFHIGVSQAISDIALEILHEKMLNNTGG, encoded by the coding sequence ATGATAGTATGTAAATTTGGAGGAAGTTCTGTACAAAATCCTTCCCAAATTAAAAAAGTGTGCAATATTGTCAAAAGCGACAGTGAACGAAAAGTAGTGGTGGTATCTGCTCCTGGACGGGATGAAAAACACCATCAAAAAATCACCGACCACCTTTTGAATTTAGCAACGAAAGGGTATCATTTTGAAGAGCACAAAATAGACGTGAGTCAAAAGCAGAGTTATAATGCCATTATTAAAAAATATGAAGACTTATGTAAAGACTTAGGAGTGGAAGAGGAAATAATCCTGTACTCTTTAAAACAAGATTTAGAAAAATGCCCTTTAACGGGTGATAAAAAAGTGGCTTATTTTGTCTCTCGAGGAGAGCACTATAATGCAAAAATTATCTGTGAATATATGAAAAAAGAGGGTTTAAATATAGAGTTATGCTTGCCTGAAGAGGTGGGATTTATTTTAAGTGATACGTATTTAAATGGAAAAGTACTACCACAAACGTATGAAAACATAAAAAATCACTTCACGTTTGAAGATGAAAAACTCTATATTGTGCCAGGTTTTTATGGGATTACAGCAAGTGGTGATATTGCAGTGATGAGTCGTGGTGGAAGTGACTTAACCGGTGGAGAGTTGGCGTATGCACTGGATGCAGACCGATATGAAAACTGGACAGACACGAATGGGGTGTATGAAGTGGATCCTCGAGTTATACCAAGTGCCAACGTGATACCAAGATTGACATTTAAAGAGCTACGGTTGCTAAGCTCTAAGGGGTTCAATGTTTTTCATTTTAATGCGATGTTAAATTGTAAAAAAAGCAAAATTCCCATCAATATTAAAAACACCAATAACCCAGAACATGATGGTACATTGATTTTAAGTGAACGTGTACCTATGGAGGATTTAGTGGGAATTGCCAAACTTGAAAACATGGCTTCCATTCATATTCAAAAGGATATGTTAGGGGAAGAGATTGGCTTCAGTGCAGAGCTTTTAAAAATCTTTGGAGAGTTTGGTATTAATACGTATCACTATCCAACAGACAAAGATGATATTGCCATTTTAGTAGAACAAGAGGATTTAAAGGGTAAAATAAATAATCTCAGAAGGCAAATTGAAAAAAGGCTGAAAACAGATAACCTGTTTGTAACGTATAATCTGTCGATTATTACGCTTGTGGGGATTGGACTAAAAGAGAACTCTTTTGCAATAGTGGATGCTATTACTGCACTCAAAGAGAAGAATATTTCATTTGAAATGTTCGATATGAGTCCTTCAAAAATTTCCTTTCACATTGGGGTATCTCAAGCCATTTCAGATATTGCTTTAGAAATTTTACACGAGAAGATGTTAAACAATACAGGTGGATAA
- a CDS encoding flagellar basal body-associated FliL family protein — protein MKQNPLLVVMLFLVVILTSLVGAGGYMVYQKGLMNPNMQTSEVPTEQTVDKYGVPYSELYNASVDDIVLNITNARGRLKLMKISCTMKSVDENIEEIIKNNKDEIIDVMISQVGQRTSEELLTIGGKELLREELLIEFNDVINALAQANEDIQSNNIKEVLFTTFVMK, from the coding sequence ATGAAACAGAACCCTCTTTTAGTTGTAATGTTGTTTTTGGTGGTCATATTGACTTCATTGGTAGGAGCAGGTGGGTACATGGTCTATCAAAAGGGTTTGATGAATCCCAATATGCAAACCAGTGAAGTGCCAACAGAACAAACAGTTGATAAATATGGGGTTCCTTACTCTGAGTTGTATAACGCTTCTGTGGATGATATTGTTTTAAATATCACCAATGCCAGAGGGCGACTGAAGCTGATGAAGATTTCATGTACCATGAAAAGCGTGGATGAAAACATCGAAGAGATCATAAAAAACAATAAAGATGAAATCATTGATGTGATGATTTCACAAGTGGGACAACGAACCAGCGAAGAGCTTTTAACCATTGGTGGAAAAGAGCTTTTACGAGAAGAACTCTTAATTGAGTTTAATGATGTGATTAATGCTTTAGCACAAGCCAATGAAGATATCCAAAGCAACAACATCAAAGAGGTTCTGTTTACCACATTTGTTATGAAATAA